One Myxococcaceae bacterium JPH2 genomic window, CGGCCCACGTCTCCCTCGTAATCCACCCGCCCTCGCGCCTGCTCCGCGCGCCCCGTCTGTCCTTGGACCTGGAAGCCCCAGCCCCCCTCCAACGGCACGCCGCGCGAGACATCCACCGAGGCCGTGTCCCCACCCACCGCGCGGCCATAGCCCACCGAGGCCGAGGTCCGCGCATCCAGGATGGCGCTGAGGAACACCGTCCCCTCCAGCGCGGCGACCCCGGACTGTTCCTGGCCTCGGCTCGCGGTGAAGGAGAGCGTGGCCAGGTCCGTCACCCGCGCGGACGTGGTCGCGCCCAGCCACGTGGTCCAGCCGCGGTCTCGCCAGTGCGTCACCGCGAGCTGTCCGCCCACGTTCACGCGATTGCCCAGCGAGAGGAAGAAGCCACCGCCCGTCTCCAGCCGTGGGTGATCATCCGCCGGCGCGAGGTTGGTGTGGGCATAGTGAGCGCTCATCGCTCGCGTGAAGAACGAGCCGCCCATCCACTGTCCTTGCAACGCGTAGGCGACTCCCGCCGCCACGCCTGTCTGTCCTTCGCTCCGGCTCACGGCCTCCGCCAGCTCCATCGCCCCCACCGGAAGCTGCGCGGTCTGCATGAGCCCCGTGCTCAGGCGGTCCGGGGACACCTCCAGACGCACCCCGGGCGTCAGCCATGGCGTCGTGCCCACGCGGAAGCTGCCCAACAGCAGCGGCGATCCGAAGTCGAAGCTGCGCGTGGCCAGGGACTGCCGCTCGGCCCCCACCGAGAGGTGATAGTCGACCACGCCCGGCGCCAGGAGCTGCTCGCCCAGCGAGTACGAGGAGCGCACCTCGCGGGCGCGACCGAACGCGTCCCGCACCACGTAGCGCGTGGAGCCTTCGCCCCGAGGCACCGTGACGTTCTCCAGTCGGAATGGCCCAGGCGGCAGGTCCGTGCGACGCACGAGCTGGTTGTTGACGTAGACCTCCAGCGACGACGGCGTGCTGACGTCCCCCGCGAAGTCCTGCACCGGGTTGCGCACGAAGTAGGGATTGAGTTCGAACGAGCGCAGCACGTGCAGCCCCGCCACCACGGCGCCACCGCCCAGGGCACCGCCATAGCCGGTGGACTCCCCCGCGATGGCGCGCACCATGACCTCAGGGAAATCCACCGTGAGCTGCGTCAGGCCGCGCAGAGGCTCGCGGCCTGGATGCCACTGCGCCTGCGTGGTGAACAGGCCCCGGCCCACCGAGGCGCCCACCTCCCCAAACAGGGTCAGCCACGTGTTGCGCGTTCGCGCGGCGTAGTTCAGGAAGCCACTCGGATCGCCTCGCACGCCGTAGCCCCGAGGCGGCTCCAGGGCCAGGTCGATGCGCGTTGGACGAAACGCCGTGGCAGGCAGCCGGACCTGGAGCGTGGCCGCGCGCGCGTCGAACTGGAACGTCGTGTCCGGAGCCAAGGAGCGCAGCGAGACATAGCCCTGCCCCGCGACGACCTCCGTGCGTCCCCCCAGCTTCCCCATGTCCACGTCGCATTCCTGGAGCGTGGAGAGCGGGAGCCACACGTCCTCGTCGCGCAGCAGGGGGAACACCTCACCGCGCGGGATGTCATTGAGGGTCAGCTCGGCGACGATGGGCTCTTGCGGCGCCACCCGCGCCTCGGGAGTCGGGAGCGCTCGCGCCTCCAGGCCCATCACCAGGAGCGAGGCCGCGCACGCCCATCCCAGGTGCCCCCACGAGCGCCGTGCCGACATGGCCCGAGACATGACGGAGGACTCAAGACGCGCAGGGCGCCGCCCCGCTGTTGGGAATGGCGACGGTCTGGCGAAGCACGCCCTGGTCCGTCTCCACCTCCAGCTCCACGGAGCGCACCTTTCGACAGTGCTCCGGAGGAACCTCCAGCTCGAAGACCTGCGAGCCTCCGGCCAGCACGTACCAACCCGGCTGTCCCAGCTCCGCCACGGCCTTGCCCTCTGCGTCCAGGCCGTGGCCGCGCGCCTGACGCACGAAGAAGTTCACCGTGCCCGCGTTGCGCACGCGCAGGCGCAGGCGCGAGGCGCGCACCTCCGCGTCCTCGATGCGCCCCTCGAAGACCCGGCGCTTGGGCGCGACGAACACCGGCAGCGAGACACGGGTGAGGACCTTCAGGCCCGCCGTGGGCACGGCGGGCTCCAGCGGCGGCAGCTCCTCCACGATGAGCCGGAAGGCCCGCTCCGCCTCCGCGGGAGCCGAGGAGAGCCCCACCCGAATGGGACGAGACTCCCCTGGCTCCAGCGTCAGCATCGACGGGAAGAAGAACAGCTCCTGCGTGGGTTCGAGCGTCATGTGTCCGCGCTCGTCCTGGGCCCAGGTGTGGACCGAGGCCTGGAAGCGCGTGGGCTCCGTGCCTTGGTTCTTCACCATCACCACCGTCCCGCGGGCGCCGGACGCCAGTTCGAGCCGGACCGGGTTCACCTCCACCGAAGAGGCACTCACGCCCCTCGGGAGCATGCAGGCCAAGGCGGCCCATCCCACGAGGGCTCGGGTCCGGGAGAGCAAGCGGATGCACATGACGCGTCGGTCTCCCTCAGAAGGTGATGGTGGCGACGACGACGTCGCTGTAGTTGCCCGAGGGCACGTTCTGCCCCTTGGCCACGGTGCCGTAGACAGGCACGGGAACGGACAAGCCCGTGCCCACGTAGGCCAGGCCCGTGCCCGCGGTGTTGCCCCACACCACGAGGCGCGCGGCGTCCTGGTCCAGCGAATAGGACAGGTAGTTCGCCGAGGCCGTGTTCTTCATCCGACGCAGCGGCGCGGCATCCGTGGAGCCCGTGTCCGCGTTGGAGCCCTGCCCCATCGTGATGACAGCCGTGCCCAACAGCGTGCACTGCACGTTCATGGTGCCGGAGCCGAGCAGGTCCACGCCTGTGCTCGCGTTGAGGATGACCGGGTCATAGCTGCCGAAGTTGAGGGTGCCCGAGCTGATGCTGCACACCGAGCCCACCGTGGCCGTCACCGTCAGGTTCGCGGTGGCCGTGGCGGCGTGCGCGTCGGAGAACGAGGCGAATGCAGAGGCGACGCCAATGACAGCGGCAACACGCGAGATGGCTTTCATGGGCAATGCTCCAGCAATGGGCCGGCGGATTCCGGCGAGACCTTCACTGTTGCAAGCTGAGCGCCGGGCCCCGCCGCGCCCAGCACGGCCCACCGGTTTCGCGCAGCAGCGCACGCTGGCATCGCGCGCTATCGGTCAGTTCCCTGCGCGCGACGCCGCGACGTTGTCTGGAGGAAAGGTCCCCTGCCCCGAAGCCGCTCCACGCGCGCGCGAGCCACGCCGCGACGAGCGGAGGGGCACAGCGAGCGGTGACAGGGTCTTCCCAAGCTGGGAAGCACGTGGCGCAGGGTGTTGCGTCAGCGCTCCCCGCGCTCGTTCACACGTGAGCGGTCCCCACGCTCAATCACAGTCGTAGTTCGGAGGCGCCTCTCCCGGCGCGAGGCGCGAGGGAGCGGGACCGCCCGCCGCCGCGAGCGCCTCGCCACAGTCCAGCGCCGCGTCGCGCGAGAAGTGGCGGTAGAGCACGCACGAGGCGCGCTCGATGAAGAAGGCCTGCTTGGGCCAGTCCGGCCCGTGCGCGGCCAGCAGCGCCACCGCGTAGCGCCGGCCATCTGGCAGGGTCACCAGCCCCACCTCGTTGAGGACGTTGTAGCGCGCGTCATCCGAGCAACACCCCGGAGGCAGCCAGCCGCCCTTGTGCTGCAACGACGCCCGCGCGGCGGCGGGCAAGCGCGTGCCCAACCAACCGCCACAGCCCTCGCGCGGCGTGAGCAGCATCCAGGCGCGCAGCCGCTCCGTCCGCTCGGCATCCAGCAACTCGCCCCGGTCCAGGCGCCGAAGGAAGGACACCGCGTCCGCCGCGCAGAAGTAGTTGTCATTGCCCAGCGCGCGCGGCGAGTTCGTCGCCCAGCGCGGCTTGCCGTAGTTCCACTTGGTGAGCGCCGTGTGCTCCAGCCCCAGCCCGTGCAGATAGACGTTGATGGCGTCCGGGCCGCCCACCAGGTCGATGACCTCTCCAGAGGCCTCGTTGTCGGACGTGCGGAAGACCTTCTCCGCGCGCGGCGACACCTGGGACAGCGCCACGTCTCGCAACGCCGCCGCCACCCAGAACACCTTGGCCGAGCTGGCGGACACATGCGGCACCGTGTCCGCCGCGCCCGCGTACTCGCCCGTGCCCACCTCCTGCACCGCGAGCGCCACGTCCGAGCCCGGAGCCAGCCGCGCGGCCTCCTGCACGAGCCCGTCCACCACGCCCTGCAACGAGGGCCGAGGCGCCTCCGAGGACACCGGCGCCGTCGCACACCCCAGCACGAGCCCCGCCGTGCACACCCAAGCCGCGCGCATCATCAGCCTCCGTGGATGAAGTGGTGCACCTGCTCCAGCACCAACGCCGTCACCAGCCCGCCGTAGGTCCCCAGCACGTAGCCCAGCACCGCCAGCAGCACACCCACCGGCGCGAGCGCGGGGTGGAACGCCGCCGCCACCACCGACGCGGACGCGGTGCCCCCCACGTTCGCCTGCGAGCCCACCGCCGCGAAGAACACCGGCGCGCGCAGGTAGCGCCGCACGCCCATGGTGACTCCCGCGTGGATGACCATCCAGAGCGCGCCCACCGCCACCAGCGCGGGCGCGTCCAGCAGCTTGCGGAACTCCGCCTGGGCTCCGATGGTGGCCACCAGCAGGTAGAGGAACAGCGAGCCCATGCGGCTGGCGCCCGCGCCCTCCAGCTTCCGCACCGGCGTGAAGGACAGCACCACGCCCGCCGTCGTCACGAGCAGCACCACCCACGTGAAGCCCGTCACCACCGTGCCGATGTCCGGCAGCCGCGCCGCGAGCGCGGTGGCCGCCACGGTGACGCCGAAGGCGATGGTCACCATCCACATCAGGTCCGGCAGGCTCGCGGGCCGCGCGGTGCCCGCTTGGAGTCGAGCCGCCTCCTCACGCACCGCCTCCAGCGCGCGCCGGTCCGCGCCGATGCGCGCGTCCATGGCCAGCTCCCGACCCGCGAAGGACAGCAGCACCGCCGTCCACACGTTGGAGACGCCCACGTCCACCACCACCATCATGCTGAGGATGCTGTCGAGCGCGCCCACGCTCTGGCCAATGGCCACGAAGTTCGCGCTGCCGCCAATCCACGAACCGCTGAGCGCCGCGAGCCCCTTCCACGCCTGGTCCCCCAGCTCCGCCGGCACCAGCCGCCCGAGCACGAGGTACGCCAGCGGACCGCCCACCATGATGCCCAGCGTGCCCGCCAGGAAGAGCACCACCGCGTCGCGACCGAGCCTCGCGATGCCGGGCAGGTCCACCGAGAGCACCAGCAACACGAGACTGCCGGGCAGCAGGTACGTCCGCACGAAGCGGTACAGCTCCGACTGCGTGGGGATGACGCCCAGGTTCGACAAGAGCGTGGGCACGAAGTACGCGAACACCAGCAGCGGCACGACCTGGAACAGCCGGCCTCCCGCCCGCGTCCGCTCCACCGCGTAGAGCGCCGACAGCACGGTGAGCAGCACGGCCAGCACCGCCATCGGGTCCTGGATGAGCGCGGCCTTCATGAAGCGGCCCGGAGTTCGACGCCCAGTCCGGCGCCGCTCCCGAGCTGGATGCGCCCCGCCACCACGGGGTGCCCCACGAAGGGGTCCTCCGCCAGCAGCAGGTTGCCGTCCAGGTCCACCCAGTCCACCAGCGGCGCGAGCTGCGCGCCCGCCGCGATGCCCACGCCCGTCTCCACCATGCAGCCCAGCATCACCTTCAGCCCGCACGCGCGCGCGGTCTCGATGATGCGCAGCGCCTCGCGGATGCCACCGCACTTCTGCAGCTTCACGTTGATGCCGTGGTAGCCCTCCACCAGCCGAGGCACGTCGCCCGCCATGGACAGGGCCTCGTCCGCCACCAGGGGCAGGGGCGAGCGCGCGCGCAGCCACTTCGCGCCCTCCACGTCCGCCGCGGGCAGCGGCTGCTCCACCAACTCCACGCCCTGCGAGGCCAACCACTCGATGTGCGCCAGCGCCTCATCGGGGCGCCACGCCTCGTTGGCGTCCACGCGGATGGGCTGCCGCGTGTGGGCCCGCACGGCGCCGAACGTCTCACGCACGCGCTCCGCGCCCAGCTTCACCTTGAGGACCGCGAAGTCCGCCGCCTCGCGGACCTTGAGCGCGAGCGCCTCGGGCACATCGATGCCGATGGACATGGACGTGGCCGGCATCCGCGTCGGCGTGACGCCCAGCATCCGATACAGCGGCGCGCCCAAGAGCTTCCCCGCCAGGTCATGCAGCGCGAGGTCCACGGCCGCCTTCGCCGCGTGGTTGCCGGGCAGCGCCGCCTCCAGCGCTTCGGAGAGGTCGCGAAAGCAGCGCGGGTCACGCCCCTCCAATACCGGGGCCAGCACCTGGAGCGCGGCGGTCACCGTCTCCGCGGACTCGCCATAGCGCACGTTGGGCGCGGCCTCGCCGTGGCCCACGTGGCCCTCGGCGCGGAGCTCCACGAGCACGTTGCGCTTCGAGGTGCTCGTCCCTCGCGCGATGGTCCAGGCGTGACGCAGCGGCAGCTCGACGGTGCGAAAACTCAGAGGTGCGGACATCGGTGCGGTCTCCCGTTGCGGAGGCTCGACACGCGGGCGTTCAAGCCACCCCCGCGCACGAGCCCCATCTCGACTTCTCCTCGCTTCGAGCCTCGACCCGCGCGCCCACCGTGACGCCCCTCCAGAATCCGTTGCCCCCGCGACCGCGTGTCGTGGTGCGCACGCTACAATGAACCCGCGTCCTCCACCCGCGTTCCGCACGGTTGCCATGCGCTCCTTGCTTTGTCTCTGGTTGATCCTCATCCCCGGGCTCTGCCTCGCGGATGGTCCCCGCGAGGCCGCGGAGATGCGCGCGCTGCTCG contains:
- a CDS encoding dipeptide epimerase produces the protein MSAPLSFRTVELPLRHAWTIARGTSTSKRNVLVELRAEGHVGHGEAAPNVRYGESAETVTAALQVLAPVLEGRDPRCFRDLSEALEAALPGNHAAKAAVDLALHDLAGKLLGAPLYRMLGVTPTRMPATSMSIGIDVPEALALKVREAADFAVLKVKLGAERVRETFGAVRAHTRQPIRVDANEAWRPDEALAHIEWLASQGVELVEQPLPAADVEGAKWLRARSPLPLVADEALSMAGDVPRLVEGYHGINVKLQKCGGIREALRIIETARACGLKVMLGCMVETGVGIAAGAQLAPLVDWVDLDGNLLLAEDPFVGHPVVAGRIQLGSGAGLGVELRAAS
- the pru gene encoding fruiting body spore coat protein U; translated protein: MKAISRVAAVIGVASAFASFSDAHAATATANLTVTATVGSVCSISSGTLNFGSYDPVILNASTGVDLLGSGTMNVQCTLLGTAVITMGQGSNADTGSTDAAPLRRMKNTASANYLSYSLDQDAARLVVWGNTAGTGLAYVGTGLSVPVPVYGTVAKGQNVPSGNYSDVVVATITF
- a CDS encoding fimbria/pilus periplasmic chaperone yields the protein MCIRLLSRTRALVGWAALACMLPRGVSASSVEVNPVRLELASGARGTVVMVKNQGTEPTRFQASVHTWAQDERGHMTLEPTQELFFFPSMLTLEPGESRPIRVGLSSAPAEAERAFRLIVEELPPLEPAVPTAGLKVLTRVSLPVFVAPKRRVFEGRIEDAEVRASRLRLRVRNAGTVNFFVRQARGHGLDAEGKAVAELGQPGWYVLAGGSQVFELEVPPEHCRKVRSVELEVETDQGVLRQTVAIPNSGAAPCAS
- a CDS encoding fimbrial biogenesis outer membrane usher protein, which translates into the protein MSRAMSARRSWGHLGWACAASLLVMGLEARALPTPEARVAPQEPIVAELTLNDIPRGEVFPLLRDEDVWLPLSTLQECDVDMGKLGGRTEVVAGQGYVSLRSLAPDTTFQFDARAATLQVRLPATAFRPTRIDLALEPPRGYGVRGDPSGFLNYAARTRNTWLTLFGEVGASVGRGLFTTQAQWHPGREPLRGLTQLTVDFPEVMVRAIAGESTGYGGALGGGAVVAGLHVLRSFELNPYFVRNPVQDFAGDVSTPSSLEVYVNNQLVRRTDLPPGPFRLENVTVPRGEGSTRYVVRDAFGRAREVRSSYSLGEQLLAPGVVDYHLSVGAERQSLATRSFDFGSPLLLGSFRVGTTPWLTPGVRLEVSPDRLSTGLMQTAQLPVGAMELAEAVSRSEGQTGVAAGVAYALQGQWMGGSFFTRAMSAHYAHTNLAPADDHPRLETGGGFFLSLGNRVNVGGQLAVTHWRDRGWTTWLGATTSARVTDLATLSFTASRGQEQSGVAALEGTVFLSAILDARTSASVGYGRAVGGDTASVDVSRGVPLEGGWGFQVQGQTGRAEQARGRVDYEGDVGRATAGMEWAAGNLVGLAEVSGGVVAIGGRVRATRVVDQGFALVRVTGVEGIGVRLNNHVIGRTDPAGEYVVTRLQAYSPNRLSLSDEELPLEMQVPTTEAMVVPWRRGGVVLDFRARVLRALRGRLVLVTGEESRAPAYGELRVEAGGERWSSPVGAKGEFELSGVPPGRYPATVVFSGGQCVATLDVPAVSGRVVDVGRVRCVNE
- a CDS encoding DUF819 family protein, with product MAVLAVLLTVLSALYAVERTRAGGRLFQVVPLLVFAYFVPTLLSNLGVIPTQSELYRFVRTYLLPGSLVLLVLSVDLPGIARLGRDAVVLFLAGTLGIMVGGPLAYLVLGRLVPAELGDQAWKGLAALSGSWIGGSANFVAIGQSVGALDSILSMMVVVDVGVSNVWTAVLLSFAGRELAMDARIGADRRALEAVREEAARLQAGTARPASLPDLMWMVTIAFGVTVAATALAARLPDIGTVVTGFTWVVLLVTTAGVVLSFTPVRKLEGAGASRMGSLFLYLLVATIGAQAEFRKLLDAPALVAVGALWMVIHAGVTMGVRRYLRAPVFFAAVGSQANVGGTASASVVAAAFHPALAPVGVLLAVLGYVLGTYGGLVTALVLEQVHHFIHGG
- a CDS encoding serine hydrolase; this translates as MRAAWVCTAGLVLGCATAPVSSEAPRPSLQGVVDGLVQEAARLAPGSDVALAVQEVGTGEYAGAADTVPHVSASSAKVFWVAAALRDVALSQVSPRAEKVFRTSDNEASGEVIDLVGGPDAINVYLHGLGLEHTALTKWNYGKPRWATNSPRALGNDNYFCAADAVSFLRRLDRGELLDAERTERLRAWMLLTPREGCGGWLGTRLPAAARASLQHKGGWLPPGCCSDDARYNVLNEVGLVTLPDGRRYAVALLAAHGPDWPKQAFFIERASCVLYRHFSRDAALDCGEALAAAGGPAPSRLAPGEAPPNYDCD